The Deinococcus sonorensis KR-87 genome includes a window with the following:
- a CDS encoding serine hydrolase, translating into MRLLPPRLLRRKGRYVLLAAALALGWSLRPHPASPPTDQAAVPPVRCAGAPPTAAAPAAPSRLSGRLGLYVAVIDPLTLKPLRAVAQAPDQVFPLASSYKQAVLWALLKQVDAGQVKLSERFDVTTANQSLGNYPHDHSDVRTLAGRMIHNSDNTATDILHRRAGLASVQAIPERLNLCHTRLILPTKTWWTAQAGLSPRFPGPATFARLRGPDLLQAAEKMDQDAQQLRSDRLQLRLDDYFDHRYAPETDLGTQNVSTPYEFAQLIAQEFLRPGLSAQGAALQREVMATGFGRSRLRAPIRYFGGKGGNGWRLLTYTGYFETPTGEHVVYTFMQHGADQSYTMHNTAAAFAWINAAVAEVLKAGDEGHRPGPAVLASRR; encoded by the coding sequence GTGCGGCTGCTGCCTCCCCGCCTGCTGCGCCGCAAGGGGCGCTATGTGCTGCTGGCCGCCGCGCTGGCGCTCGGCTGGTCCCTGAGGCCACACCCGGCCAGTCCGCCCACGGACCAAGCCGCCGTACCTCCCGTCCGCTGTGCGGGCGCGCCGCCCACCGCCGCCGCCCCGGCAGCTCCCAGCCGGCTGTCCGGGCGGCTGGGCCTGTACGTGGCGGTCATCGACCCGCTGACGCTCAAACCGCTGCGCGCGGTGGCGCAGGCGCCGGATCAGGTGTTTCCGCTGGCCAGCAGCTACAAGCAGGCGGTGCTGTGGGCACTGCTGAAGCAGGTGGATGCCGGGCAGGTGAAACTCTCCGAACGCTTCGACGTGACGACCGCCAACCAGAGCCTGGGCAACTACCCGCACGACCACAGCGACGTGCGGACGCTGGCTGGTCGCATGATCCACAACTCGGACAACACCGCCACCGACATCCTGCACCGCCGCGCCGGGCTGGCCAGCGTGCAGGCGATTCCGGAGCGGCTGAACCTGTGCCACACCCGCCTGATCCTGCCCACCAAAACCTGGTGGACGGCGCAGGCGGGCCTGTCTCCCCGCTTCCCCGGCCCGGCCACCTTCGCCCGGCTGCGCGGCCCGGACCTGCTGCAGGCGGCCGAAAAGATGGATCAGGACGCCCAACAGCTGCGCTCCGACCGGCTGCAACTGCGACTGGACGATTACTTCGACCACCGCTACGCCCCCGAGACGGATCTGGGTACCCAGAACGTCAGCACGCCCTACGAGTTCGCCCAGCTGATCGCGCAGGAGTTCCTGCGGCCGGGCCTGAGTGCCCAGGGGGCGGCCCTGCAGCGCGAGGTGATGGCCACCGGCTTTGGCCGGTCGCGGCTGCGGGCGCCCATCCGCTACTTCGGCGGCAAGGGCGGCAATGGCTGGCGGCTGCTGACGTACACCGGCTACTTCGAGACCCCGACCGGCGAGCACGTGGTCTACACCTTCATGCAGCACGGCGCCGACCAGAGTTACACCATGCACAACACCGCCGCCGCCTTCGCCTGGATCAACGCGGCGGTGGCCGAGGTGTTGAAAGCCGGCGACGAGGGCCATCGCCCCGGGCCGGCAGTCCTCGCCAGCCGACGTTAG